The following proteins come from a genomic window of Candidatus Bathyarchaeia archaeon:
- a CDS encoding ABC transporter ATP-binding protein: MLEIRDLEVGYGELTILEGINFQAKDGELIAMIGANGAGKTTLLKTIAGLIPPRRGEIVYDGERIDHLPPHKRVGMGIVYVPEGKRPFPYLTVKENLELGAFNPRARGELLKKLEYVYGLFPILKDRSDQLAITLSGGEQQMLAIARGLMSNPKLLMLDEPSFGLAPKIVASIFDVIDKLHRELELTVILVEQNARRALEMADRAYVLETGRIVLEGAGKELLQDDRVRRAYLGI, encoded by the coding sequence TTGTTGGAAATAAGGGATTTGGAGGTCGGTTATGGGGAGCTAACGATCCTCGAGGGCATAAACTTCCAAGCCAAGGATGGCGAGCTCATAGCTATGATAGGGGCGAACGGGGCGGGCAAGACGACCCTGCTCAAAACCATAGCCGGCCTCATCCCACCGAGGAGGGGGGAGATCGTTTATGATGGCGAAAGGATCGACCACCTCCCGCCGCATAAGAGGGTGGGCATGGGCATAGTCTACGTGCCGGAGGGCAAGCGGCCCTTTCCATATCTCACGGTCAAGGAGAACTTGGAGCTCGGGGCCTTCAATCCAAGGGCTAGGGGTGAGCTATTGAAAAAGCTCGAGTACGTCTATGGGCTCTTCCCGATCCTCAAGGATCGGAGCGATCAATTGGCGATCACGTTGAGCGGGGGCGAGCAGCAAATGCTCGCCATAGCGAGGGGCCTCATGTCCAATCCAAAGCTCTTAATGCTTGACGAACCATCCTTTGGCTTGGCTCCAAAGATCGTGGCAAGCATATTCGATGTTATCGATAAACTCCATAGGGAGTTGGAGTTGACGGTGATTCTGGTGGAGCAAAACGCTAGGCGCGCTTTGGAGATGGCGGATAGGGCCTATGTCTTGGAAACCGGGCGAATCGTTCTCGAGGGAGCTGGCAAGGAGCTTTTACAGGACGATAGGGTGAGGAGGGCCTATTTGGGGATTTGA
- a CDS encoding branched-chain amino acid ABC transporter permease: MRGSVVQMGFPLVKKLAFMAAPGLAIPLLFRLAGQTYVVYVITLIFFWAYLAQCWNIVWGYAGLLSFGHSAFLGMGAYTSTILFLNHGISPWIGMFAGGAAAVLLALAIGYPTLRLRGVYFALATIAVAEIVRLVMLKLDFLTGGALGLLLPITRSALLFQFDDIFHWCLMALLMLLMLSAISYSIENSKLGMALRAVRGEEEAAASIGIYPFRYKMMALLMSAFFTAIGGTFFAQLTGYIRPDIILTVERSEEILIVALVGGTGVFIGPVIGAIILLSLRQAILALLGGGYAGAHLIIYGILIILVVRFMPGGVYYHLSRAFAGFRRGMR, translated from the coding sequence TTGAGGGGATCGGTGGTCCAGATGGGCTTCCCTTTGGTGAAGAAATTGGCGTTTATGGCTGCCCCAGGATTGGCGATACCCCTACTCTTCAGGCTTGCCGGCCAGACCTATGTGGTCTATGTAATAACTCTCATATTCTTTTGGGCTTATCTGGCGCAATGTTGGAACATAGTTTGGGGCTACGCCGGCCTCCTCTCGTTCGGGCATTCCGCCTTCCTAGGGATGGGCGCTTATACCTCAACGATCTTGTTCCTTAATCACGGCATAAGCCCTTGGATCGGCATGTTCGCTGGAGGTGCCGCCGCGGTCCTTTTGGCCTTGGCGATTGGCTATCCTACGCTTCGGCTCAGGGGCGTGTATTTTGCATTGGCCACGATAGCGGTAGCGGAGATCGTGAGGTTGGTCATGCTCAAGTTGGATTTTTTGACCGGGGGTGCCCTCGGGCTCCTGCTACCGATAACCAGATCGGCTTTGCTCTTTCAATTTGATGATATATTTCATTGGTGCTTGATGGCCCTCTTAATGCTCCTGATGCTCTCGGCCATTTCTTACTCGATCGAAAACTCCAAGCTCGGCATGGCCCTAAGGGCGGTGAGGGGGGAGGAGGAGGCGGCCGCCTCCATAGGGATTTATCCGTTCAGGTATAAGATGATGGCCCTTTTGATGAGCGCGTTCTTCACGGCCATAGGCGGAACCTTTTTCGCGCAACTCACCGGCTATATAAGGCCGGACATAATACTCACGGTTGAGAGGTCCGAGGAAATATTGATAGTCGCGCTCGTGGGCGGGACCGGGGTATTCATAGGCCCAGTGATCGGGGCGATAATTCTGCTCTCATTGAGGCAAGCGATTTTGGCCCTCTTGGGAGGGGGATACGCCGGTGCTCACCTCATCATCTACGGCATCTTGATAATACTCGTGGTCAGGTTCATGCCGGGCGGCGTGTATTATCATCTAAGTAGGGCCTTCGCGGGCTTTCGAAGGGGAATGAGATAA
- a CDS encoding branched-chain amino acid ABC transporter permease: protein MLDVLPQILIFGLILGGVYALASLGLGLAWGIMHVINFAHGEWIMISMYLTHWLTVLFGLDPYLAMPLNIAFGGLMGFLSQRHLVEPVLKGGATATILSTLGLSSIMIGVTQALWKSTPRNTPNWYVETALGMGPVRLSLAHLMAFAISISAITLIYLFFKGALIGKAILATSDLIGDPEVAGLVGIDVVRTRTLTLILAGISTGIAGTLIGTFYYVYPYVGLTWSLICFVIVVLGGLGSFKGLLIAGLIVGVLEGLGSLALGAAYGYILVYAVFLSILYLRPRGLMGRRA from the coding sequence ATGTTAGATGTCTTGCCTCAGATCCTGATCTTCGGCTTGATATTGGGGGGCGTATACGCGCTGGCCTCCTTGGGCCTCGGGCTGGCTTGGGGCATAATGCATGTCATAAACTTCGCGCATGGGGAATGGATCATGATCTCGATGTATTTGACCCATTGGCTCACGGTGCTCTTCGGCCTCGATCCCTACCTCGCGATGCCCCTCAACATCGCGTTTGGGGGCTTGATGGGATTTCTATCGCAAAGGCATCTCGTGGAGCCTGTGCTGAAGGGCGGGGCGACCGCCACGATACTATCCACATTGGGGCTCTCGTCCATAATGATAGGGGTCACCCAAGCCCTTTGGAAATCCACCCCCCGGAATACACCCAATTGGTACGTGGAAACCGCTTTGGGCATGGGACCGGTAAGGTTATCCTTGGCGCATCTCATGGCGTTCGCTATATCGATCTCGGCCATAACGCTCATCTACTTATTCTTCAAGGGCGCGCTAATAGGCAAGGCCATCTTGGCGACGTCGGATCTCATAGGCGATCCGGAGGTGGCGGGGCTCGTGGGCATAGACGTCGTAAGGACGAGGACGCTTACGTTGATCCTAGCCGGGATTTCGACCGGGATCGCGGGCACCTTGATCGGAACCTTTTACTACGTTTACCCTTACGTTGGCCTTACTTGGAGCCTGATATGCTTTGTAATAGTGGTACTGGGGGGATTGGGCAGCTTCAAGGGCCTCCTCATAGCAGGGCTCATCGTGGGCGTCCTTGAGGGCTTGGGTAGCTTGGCGCTTGGCGCGGCTTATGGTTATATATTGGTCTATGCGGTCTTCCTCTCGATATTGTACTTAAGGCCTAGGGGCCTGATGGGTAGGAGGGCTTGA
- a CDS encoding aspartate aminotransferase family protein — protein MNGEEYFIPTVKRMFKDPMIAAEGEGAIVRDSEGREYIDLMSEHGVNFIGHRNAEVVKAIKDQADKLIFMSTDIATAPALELAKRLAEIAKPLDRCYFLNAGAEAVECAIYLARKHKGRYEIMGLYGAFHGRTYGARSLVGWSGYKKGMGPYLPGVSLLPSYYCYRCSFGLEYPGCGLQCAKILEDAIKYQSSGDIAAFIAEPIQGTAGNIPAPDGYFREVKKILDANDILFIDDEVFTGFGRTGKIFCIEHHGVQPDIITCGKAMGGGMPISAVLTNENVAKAFAVDAMMYFTTFGSHPISCAAALASINVILRDRLHERAARLGEYFMKRLRELAAKHELIGDVRGKGLMIGVELVKDRRTKEPAREESRKLREECRRRGAIVPAGQGWLGNVIRMYPPAVITEEQIDKSIEILDESLKAIS, from the coding sequence TTGAATGGAGAAGAATATTTCATCCCTACGGTCAAGAGGATGTTTAAGGACCCGATGATCGCCGCTGAGGGGGAGGGCGCCATCGTTAGGGATTCGGAGGGGAGGGAATACATAGACCTCATGTCCGAACATGGGGTCAACTTCATCGGCCATAGGAACGCAGAGGTCGTGAAGGCCATAAAGGATCAGGCGGACAAACTCATATTCATGTCGACCGATATAGCAACGGCCCCGGCCTTGGAGCTGGCCAAAAGGCTCGCCGAGATCGCCAAGCCCTTGGATCGCTGCTATTTCCTGAACGCGGGCGCCGAGGCCGTGGAATGCGCCATATATTTGGCGAGGAAGCATAAGGGCCGTTATGAAATAATGGGGCTCTACGGGGCCTTCCACGGCAGGACCTACGGGGCTAGGAGCCTCGTCGGATGGTCGGGATATAAGAAGGGCATGGGGCCCTACCTGCCCGGCGTATCGCTACTCCCGTCCTACTATTGTTACCGGTGCAGCTTCGGCCTCGAGTACCCGGGCTGCGGCCTCCAATGCGCGAAGATCTTGGAGGATGCGATCAAATACCAGAGCTCAGGAGATATCGCGGCCTTCATAGCGGAGCCTATCCAAGGGACGGCTGGCAACATACCAGCCCCGGATGGATACTTCAGGGAAGTGAAGAAGATACTCGATGCGAATGACATACTCTTCATCGACGACGAGGTCTTCACGGGCTTCGGGAGGACTGGGAAGATATTCTGCATAGAGCATCACGGCGTGCAGCCCGACATAATCACATGCGGGAAGGCGATGGGCGGCGGGATGCCCATATCGGCCGTCTTGACCAACGAGAACGTAGCGAAGGCATTCGCGGTCGACGCCATGATGTACTTCACAACCTTCGGCAGCCACCCGATATCATGCGCCGCGGCCCTCGCCTCGATAAACGTGATATTGAGGGATAGGCTCCACGAGCGGGCTGCAAGGCTTGGGGAGTATTTCATGAAGCGCCTCAGGGAATTGGCAGCGAAACACGAGCTGATAGGGGACGTCAGGGGTAAGGGGCTGATGATAGGCGTCGAATTGGTGAAGGATCGAAGGACTAAGGAGCCAGCGAGGGAGGAGTCGAGGAAGCTTAGGGAGGAGTGCAGGAGGAGGGGCGCGATAGTCCCTGCGGGGCAGGGGTGGCTCGGGAACGTGATAAGGATGTATCCTCCGGCGGTCATCACGGAGGAGCAAATAGATAAATCCATCGAGATATTGGACGAATCCCTCAAGGCGATATCCTAG
- a CDS encoding NAD(P)-dependent oxidoreductase: MKVLVTGGFGFIGWHISQEFSSRGDDVAAISRNPPPNAGIGIKAIRGDISHLSDVIGALKDSGAELIVHSAALLTSESQRNPALSFEVNVKGTLNVLEAARLMDLHRVIFISSTAVYGITKEGELVGEDYPKNPVTLYGAQKLFGEHLGENYRINYGLSFIALRLPIVYGPGQSQRGFSAFKEIVEKPLLGERAVVKIGGDQKYDAVYVKDVARSVWLASRAKDPRHSAFNIGAGIQCTLWDLAEIVKSYIPNALIEIGPGFDIAEPIRGPLDLRRAKDELGYVPTYDLERGVRDYIEKISGKRIG, encoded by the coding sequence ATGAAAGTGTTGGTGACGGGCGGATTCGGCTTCATAGGTTGGCACATTTCCCAAGAGTTTTCCTCTAGGGGGGATGATGTTGCCGCGATCTCCAGAAATCCACCTCCGAATGCGGGCATCGGGATCAAGGCCATTAGGGGCGACATTTCTCATCTCTCCGACGTAATCGGCGCCCTCAAGGATTCCGGCGCGGAACTCATCGTCCACTCCGCCGCCCTTTTAACCTCCGAATCCCAAAGGAACCCAGCGCTTTCATTCGAGGTGAACGTTAAGGGAACCTTGAACGTGCTGGAGGCCGCTAGGTTGATGGACCTCCATCGGGTAATTTTCATCAGCTCAACGGCCGTTTATGGTATCACGAAGGAAGGTGAGCTCGTGGGCGAGGATTATCCGAAGAATCCGGTAACGCTCTACGGGGCCCAAAAATTGTTCGGCGAGCATTTGGGCGAAAACTATCGGATCAATTATGGGCTATCCTTCATAGCCCTAAGGCTCCCGATCGTCTATGGGCCCGGGCAGAGCCAGAGGGGCTTCAGCGCCTTCAAGGAGATCGTCGAGAAGCCCCTGCTTGGGGAGAGGGCGGTCGTGAAGATAGGCGGCGATCAGAAGTACGATGCCGTATATGTAAAGGATGTCGCTAGGTCCGTTTGGCTGGCCTCCCGGGCGAAGGATCCGCGCCATTCCGCCTTCAACATAGGCGCGGGCATTCAATGCACCCTATGGGATTTGGCGGAGATCGTTAAGAGCTATATCCCGAATGCGTTGATCGAGATCGGGCCCGGCTTCGATATCGCCGAGCCAATAAGGGGCCCCTTGGATTTGAGGAGGGCCAAAGATGAACTTGGTTACGTCCCAACCTATGATCTGGAAAGGGGAGTTAGGGATTACATAGAAAAGATTTCCGGGAAACGCATTGGCTAG
- a CDS encoding HEPN domain-containing protein — translation MGPREKRKAPHLLTVSSFRIFGPGAISFEEAEILRERAEAFLRNAERLAKERIQDLAAFNVEQYCRLLLKYKLLVKTGTYPRTHSIIRLLRELSAISPALRPLLEDADNILYLTKIEDAYIGSRYLPRRYEESEVKGMLRFAKGVFKGLVEGI, via the coding sequence ATGGGCCCTCGTGAAAAACGCAAGGCCCCTCATTTATTAACAGTCTCATCTTTTCGTATATTTGGGCCGGGTGCAATATCGTTCGAAGAGGCCGAGATCCTCAGGGAGAGGGCCGAAGCCTTCCTGAGGAACGCGGAGAGGCTAGCGAAGGAGAGAATCCAGGATCTGGCCGCTTTCAACGTAGAGCAGTATTGCCGGCTCCTCTTGAAGTATAAGCTCCTCGTCAAGACCGGGACGTATCCTAGAACGCATTCGATCATAAGGCTCCTCCGGGAGCTCTCCGCGATCTCCCCCGCCCTTCGGCCCTTGCTCGAGGATGCCGATAACATTTTATACCTGACCAAAATTGAGGATGCGTATATAGGATCGAGATATCTCCCTAGGCGCTATGAGGAGAGCGAAGTCAAGGGCATGCTGAGGTTCGCCAAGGGAGTATTCAAGGGCCTTGTCGAAGGAATTTAA
- a CDS encoding nucleotidyltransferase domain-containing protein, whose amino-acid sequence MSKEFKAYLESGRRALERLGRYGEVAKRVKGIVEGHWGDAKAYAFGLALEGKYTAASDIDVLVVVDGVDKEEARRLKAEVYGAIDAPRAPRGIER is encoded by the coding sequence TTGTCGAAGGAATTTAAAGCGTATTTGGAATCGGGCAGGAGGGCGCTGGAGCGGCTTGGGAGATATGGGGAGGTGGCCAAAAGGGTAAAGGGCATCGTGGAGGGCCATTGGGGCGATGCCAAGGCCTACGCGTTCGGGTTGGCCCTCGAGGGCAAGTATACGGCCGCCAGCGATATAGACGTACTGGTGGTCGTCGATGGCGTGGATAAGGAGGAGGCCCGAAGGCTCAAGGCCGAGGTATACGGGGCCATTGACGCGCCGAGAGCTCCACGTGGCATCGAGCGATGA
- a CDS encoding universal stress protein — translation MAATFSPSEPLERFGLRRILLPLDGSDCSKTAMRYAFAIARAYGSEVHVVYVVNEAVIWALEGQGRQDEARETERGFEEEGEAILSDASKVGSGLGVRVVAHIERGIPFNEIVRASRRIGADMIVMGTKGSHGSRSLLGSTAEGVIRYSGIPVLVVPCPRQRE, via the coding sequence TTGGCCGCCACATTTAGCCCATCCGAACCCCTTGAGCGGTTTGGGTTGAGGAGGATCCTATTGCCTTTGGACGGATCGGATTGCTCGAAGACCGCCATGCGATATGCCTTCGCGATTGCGAGGGCCTATGGCTCCGAGGTACACGTCGTATACGTGGTGAATGAGGCCGTCATATGGGCTTTGGAGGGCCAGGGCCGCCAAGACGAGGCCCGGGAGACGGAGAGGGGGTTCGAGGAGGAGGGCGAGGCGATCCTCTCCGATGCCTCCAAGGTCGGATCCGGGCTTGGCGTGAGGGTCGTAGCCCACATCGAAAGGGGAATACCGTTCAACGAGATAGTGAGGGCCTCGAGGAGGATCGGGGCCGATATGATCGTCATGGGGACCAAGGGATCCCACGGATCCAGATCCCTGCTCGGGAGCACGGCCGAGGGAGTTATCAGATATTCGGGCATACCGGTCCTCGTGGTACCCTGCCCGAGGCAACGTGAATGA
- a CDS encoding GNAT family N-acetyltransferase, which translates to MRGLPDLEGEKVILTAFKEEYAEDYFRWLRDPEILKMAGEESLSLEGVLDRHRRWTDDDKFIEYIIIDKGSGRPIGDVSVDLRGGDAKFGIMIAERSFRNRGCATEAFNLIAEYVKGLGVTHLIAEIYDFNTASMKFHEKIGFVRVGHDGERGEWIYRRELR; encoded by the coding sequence ATGAGGGGCCTACCCGATCTGGAGGGGGAGAAGGTAATCCTCACGGCATTCAAGGAGGAGTACGCCGAGGATTACTTCAGATGGCTGAGGGATCCCGAAATTTTGAAAATGGCGGGGGAGGAGAGCCTATCCTTAGAGGGCGTATTGGATCGCCATAGGAGATGGACCGATGACGATAAGTTCATCGAGTACATAATAATCGATAAAGGGTCCGGGAGGCCCATCGGGGATGTCAGCGTTGATTTGAGGGGCGGGGATGCGAAATTCGGGATAATGATAGCCGAGAGATCGTTCCGGAATAGGGGATGCGCGACCGAGGCCTTCAACCTCATAGCCGAGTACGTGAAGGGGCTGGGGGTTACCCATCTAATAGCGGAGATTTACGATTTCAATACGGCCTCAATGAAATTCCATGAAAAGATCGGGTTCGTGAGGGTCGGGCATGATGGCGAGAGGGGGGAATGGATATACAGGAGGGAGCTGAGATGA
- a CDS encoding glycosyltransferase family 2 protein, whose translation MAPPLEISKILIGIIGSIFLIASLFYLVIVWNAKRPEHGDEFFPTVSLMAYAWQSGNVIERKIRNFLEQDYPKDRFEVIIYDNDSTDETADICLEYERRGLIKYYRPSRAYDRKAPVLDQAIERVAKGEIIALTDPDGVCERGWLRKIVQPFKDQRVGAVAGITHCGNYHKNLFTKLRAIEDEWGYNICVLGRSGKIKISDFQPLCGANYALRRSAWESVDRSHGSGLIEDYEMTLRLYERGWRIAAADAHVWQEEVEDLRQYIRQRRRWYSFSLRKLVSGRGRMDKMLGALPMSMQAMALLSLIYFILASSHSASNGPLTVHGLALAAPLLLTYSALALGLLKVGKAKLLPYIPIFLTLDGALQMAVFLGTKILSKGEPKWVKLADGKYYHVGTEIRMD comes from the coding sequence ATGGCCCCACCCCTCGAAATCTCCAAAATCCTAATCGGCATAATCGGTTCCATCTTCCTGATCGCCTCCCTCTTCTACTTGGTCATCGTATGGAACGCGAAGAGGCCGGAGCACGGGGACGAGTTCTTCCCAACGGTGAGCTTAATGGCCTATGCATGGCAGTCGGGGAACGTCATAGAGAGGAAGATAAGGAATTTCTTGGAGCAGGATTACCCGAAGGATAGGTTCGAGGTCATAATCTACGATAACGATTCCACGGACGAAACGGCCGATATCTGCCTCGAGTACGAAAGGCGGGGCCTGATCAAGTATTATAGGCCTTCAAGGGCTTACGACAGGAAGGCCCCGGTCTTGGATCAAGCGATAGAGAGGGTTGCCAAGGGGGAGATAATCGCACTAACCGACCCCGACGGGGTGTGCGAAAGGGGCTGGTTGAGGAAGATCGTGCAGCCGTTCAAGGATCAAAGGGTTGGAGCCGTCGCGGGCATAACCCATTGCGGAAACTACCATAAGAACCTGTTCACGAAGCTCCGCGCCATAGAGGACGAATGGGGATACAACATATGCGTCCTCGGGAGATCGGGGAAGATCAAGATCAGCGATTTCCAGCCCTTATGCGGAGCCAATTACGCCTTGAGGAGGTCGGCTTGGGAGAGCGTCGATCGGAGCCACGGGAGTGGCCTAATAGAGGATTACGAGATGACCCTTAGGCTATATGAGAGGGGGTGGAGGATAGCCGCCGCCGATGCGCACGTTTGGCAGGAGGAGGTCGAGGATCTGCGCCAATACATACGCCAGCGGAGGAGGTGGTACTCCTTCAGCCTCCGAAAGCTCGTGAGCGGCAGGGGGAGGATGGATAAGATGCTCGGCGCCCTCCCGATGTCGATGCAAGCCATGGCGCTTCTATCCCTCATCTATTTCATATTGGCATCTTCGCATAGCGCCTCCAATGGGCCATTAACGGTTCACGGTTTGGCCCTCGCGGCGCCCCTTTTGCTCACGTACTCCGCCTTGGCCCTTGGATTGTTGAAGGTCGGCAAGGCGAAGCTGTTGCCCTATATACCCATCTTCCTCACGCTCGATGGCGCGCTGCAAATGGCCGTCTTCTTGGGGACGAAGATTTTGTCCAAGGGGGAGCCGAAATGGGTCAAGTTGGCGGATGGGAAGTATTATCACGTGGGCACGGAGATAAGGATGGATTGA
- a CDS encoding isocitrate/isopropylmalate family dehydrogenase: MVSYDIPVIAGDGIGPEVIREGKKVLDAVSEAMGFELNWIDMPYGADHYLATGELLSEDSLKALSAYKAIYMGAVGDPRCPPGLLEKGILLAIRFYFDEYINLRPVKLYEGVPTPLKDKGPKDVNFDVVRENTEDAYVGIGSKVLRGRSRIEHELKRELYKVKFGLDIDSDHDEIAYQLMVISRAGAERVIRYAFERCKRLGRSKVTSVDKANVLTEVYGLWREVFERVRADYPDIQTEYAYVDAITMWFVKNPEWFQVVVAPNMFGDIITDLGAMIQGGLGVAAGANINPSGTSMFEPIHGSAPKYKGLGRANPVATILAGGLMLEFLGEAKAAEVVEEAVKAVLKEGRVRTPDLGGSSSTSEVGDAIASRAKEVAASR; encoded by the coding sequence ATGGTCTCGTATGATATACCCGTCATAGCCGGCGATGGGATAGGCCCGGAGGTCATCCGAGAGGGCAAGAAGGTCCTCGACGCCGTCTCGGAGGCGATGGGCTTCGAGCTGAACTGGATCGATATGCCCTATGGGGCCGATCATTACTTAGCCACGGGGGAGCTCCTCTCCGAGGATTCCCTCAAGGCCCTATCGGCCTACAAGGCCATCTACATGGGGGCGGTGGGGGATCCCAGATGCCCGCCCGGGCTCTTGGAGAAGGGCATCCTATTGGCCATCCGCTTCTATTTCGATGAATACATCAACCTCAGGCCGGTGAAGCTATACGAGGGCGTCCCAACGCCCCTAAAGGATAAAGGGCCTAAGGACGTGAACTTCGATGTCGTCAGGGAGAATACCGAGGATGCCTACGTCGGCATTGGGTCCAAGGTACTCAGGGGCAGGAGCCGGATCGAGCATGAGCTCAAGCGAGAGCTTTACAAGGTGAAGTTCGGCCTCGATATCGACTCGGACCACGATGAGATAGCCTATCAGCTCATGGTCATAAGCAGGGCCGGAGCCGAGAGGGTCATAAGATATGCGTTCGAGCGCTGCAAGCGCTTGGGTCGCTCGAAGGTGACGAGCGTCGACAAGGCCAATGTCCTGACGGAGGTCTACGGCCTTTGGAGGGAAGTCTTCGAAAGGGTGAGGGCCGATTACCCGGATATACAGACGGAGTACGCTTACGTCGACGCCATAACAATGTGGTTCGTCAAGAACCCGGAGTGGTTCCAAGTGGTCGTTGCTCCGAACATGTTCGGCGATATAATAACCGACCTAGGGGCCATGATCCAAGGCGGGCTCGGGGTAGCAGCGGGGGCCAACATAAACCCGAGCGGAACCTCGATGTTCGAACCGATCCACGGCTCGGCTCCGAAGTATAAGGGCTTGGGCAGGGCAAACCCGGTGGCCACCATATTGGCCGGCGGCCTGATGCTGGAGTTCTTGGGCGAGGCGAAGGCCGCCGAAGTGGTCGAGGAGGCCGTGAAGGCCGTGCTCAAGGAGGGCAGGGTCAGGACGCCGGACCTCGGGGGGTCCTCATCCACGAGCGAAGTGGGCGACGCGATCGCGTCGAGGGCCAAGGAGGTGGCCGCCAGCCGATAG